The genomic stretch AATAATATATACCAATACTGGTGATCCTGCGCCAACGAATAAAACAAATAGCACTAAAAGTCGAATCCAAAGCGCATCAATTCCGAAGTATTGCGCAAAACCGGCACACACACCACCAATGAACTTATTGTCGTAATCTCTGTATAATTTCCGATACGTTCCATTTTCACGACGATTATAATTGGTCTTAGGTTCGTCTTCAAAAATTTCGTCGTCTACCAAGTAATCTTCTGGTTGTCCCATAATGCCGATTACTTCTTCAACTTCTTTCATGCTAATCACTTGTCGCTCACTTTTCATGCGTTCCGAAAGCAATTCGGCAACTCTAGCTTCAATATCAGCGATAATTTCATCTCGTCCTTGCGAGTCTGTAAAGGAGCGTTTGATAGCGTTTAAATAACGCTGTAAACTGTTATAGGCTTCTTCATCAATATGAAAAAACATATTTGCTAAATTAATATTGATTGTCTTATTCATTAGTGGTCTTTTTTTGGCGTGTTACGAGTGATACGGCATTTTGTAAATTGTCCCAAGTGGTATTCAGTTCTTTAAGAAATAATCTTCCTGTTTCTGTAAGTCCATAATATTTTCTTGGCGGACCAGAAGTCGATTCTTCCCAACGATAACTCAATAAACCTGCGTTTTTCAGTCTTGTCAGTAGCGGATAAATTGTTCCTTCTACGACAAGCATTTTTGCGTCTTTCAATGTGCTAAGTATTTCTGCTACATATGCATCCTGATCTCTCAAAATGGATAAAATACAATACTCTAACACACCTTTGCGCATCTGTGCTTTTGTGTTTTCTATCTTCATGTTTTCATGTGTCTTTTAATGATACTGTTCGTTTTTTGATTGATGATTTCATTGATTGATGATGATTGATTGATGATGATGATTGATTGATTGATTGATTGATTGATTGATTGATTGATTGATTGATTGATTGTTTGTTTGTTTGTTTGTTTGTTTGTTTGTTTGTTTGTTTTACACTGAGTTGAGTCGAAGTGTTGATTGATGCTATTTTTATTTGATGAATCTAATAGTTAATGGATACCGATACTTTTCGCCTTCATTTGCTTTCATTGCTGCCAGAATGGTGTACGTAATATTTACGGCAAAAAATAATAAATGTCCAATTCCAATAACAATTCCTGCAATAGTTAACTGATGCATATTAAATCCATCATTCAAGTCGATGCTAAAACTATTAAATCCTAAAATATTCCATGTGTTTGTCGTATGTATTTGAAATAAAATAAAAAATGGAATTGCAAACATAGCTGCAACAACTTTATAACAAAACAGACTCAACTGAAAGTTTAAGGCTTCTTTTCCATGATGATCTATATATTCAGATTCCTTCTTATACATCGCCCATAAAATTAGTGGAAGTATAAAATTTCCGAACGGAAAAAAGTACTTACTAAAAGTAGTTGCATGCAAAACTGTAGCGACGTTTTTTTGATGTTTTGTGATTGCAGTGTCCATAACCTATTATTTTCTTATGCAAATATATGGTTAAAAAAAGGTATTATGCAAAACATAGTACTAAAATTTAACATTTTTTAACATTTCAGTGTAAATTTAAAAACAATAAAATGACATTTAATATATTGATTATCATAAGTTTATAGCTAAATTATGATTTTATAAAATATTTTTTCAGAAACAAAGTAAAGTTCAACTTTTTGTTAAAATCATTCATTTTTTTGTATTTTGCAATCTCGAATTTAAAGAATATTACAAAAAATGGCTAAAAAATTGACTCCATCTAAAATAAATACCTTCTTACTTTTTAAACTTCCATCGGCTTTTTTTTCAGGTGTTCGATTGAAAGAAATCACGCAAGAAATTGCAACCGTAACCGTGAAACATCGTTGGATTAATCAAAATCCATTCAAATCATTATACTGGGCAACACAAGGAATGGCTTCTGAGTTGGCAACTGGTGTTTTGGTAATTCAAGAAATTGAAGGTTCTGGCGAAAAAATTTCTATGTTGGTGCGTTCACAAAAAGGAACATTTACAAAAAAAGCAACTGGAAGAATTCGGTTTATCTGTAAAGATGGATTAAAAGTAAAAAATGCTATTGAAAAAGCCATCGCAACTGGCGAAGGACAAAGTATTACACTATATGCAGAAGGATTTGATGAAGCTGGCGAAAGTGTTTCTAATTTTGAATATGAATGGGGAATTAAACTGAAAAAGAAAAAATAAGTGTAACAAAACTGTCCTTTTAACTTCTAATAAAACGCAATCAACACTTCGATTTAACTCGGTGTAAAAAAACAAAAACAATGACAGCACACGAAATTGATTACCAAATTTACGGCGCAGAAATGCAATATGTGGAAATAGAACTAGATCCGCAAGAAGCCGTTGTGGCAGAAGCAGGAAGTTTTATGATGATGAACGACGGCATTAGTATGAACACCATATTTGGCGACGGATCTAACCAAGATAAAGGAATTCTTGGAAAACTATTCTCAGCGGGAAAACGAGTATTAACTGGCGAAAGTCTGTTCATGACATCTTTTTTAAATACGAGCGCTTTTGGCGTAAAAAAAATAAGTTTTGCAGCGCCATATCCTGGAAAAATTGTTCCAATTGACTTAACAAATTACAGAGGAAAATTCATCTGTCAAAAAGATGCATTTCTATGTGCAGCAAAAGGTGTAACTATAGGAATTGAATTCTCCAAAAAATTGGGTCGTGGATTATTTGGCGGCGAAGGCTTCATTATGCAAAAACTAGAAGGCGACGGAATGGCGTTTGTAAACGCTGGCGGAACGTTGGCACGAAAAGAATTAGCTCCTGGCGAAATTTTACGAGTAGATACAGGCTGTATTGTCGGTTTTACACAAGATGTCGATTACGATATTGAATTTGTTGGCGGCATTAAAAATACACTTTTTGGAGGCGAAGGAATGTTCTTTGCAACCTTAAAAGGACCAGGAATTGTCTACGTGCAATCATTGCCGTTTAGTCGTTTGGCAGGAAGAGTTATCGCAGCATTACCAAATGGCGGAAACAGCAAAGGAGAAGGAAGTATTTTAGGAAGTATTGGCGATTTATTGGATGGCGATAATCGTTTTTAACAGTTCAATCGGACTCCATAAAAAGTACAATCATTCTTCTTACATTTGTTAAAGTTTTGCTCAAAAAGTACAAAAATGGTTTTTTTTTACTACTTTTAAATAACTAAAAAAATAAGCCTATACACAATATTACTCTTAAAATTTTTAACCTAAAACCCTCGTTAAACATGTCAAGAGCAATGTTTGATTACACAAAGACTATACTCAAAAAAGTAAGCTTTGATCCATCATTATTTTGTAGAGAATTACAAAAAGCTTTACAAAGACTGTTACCTCACGAAATTGAAGAATTGAAAATTTGGATCAATTCGTTAGTAGTAGCAAATCCACAATTAGACCAATGTTTGATCTATTTAAAACCATAAATAAAAGCCGCGATAAGCGGCTTTTCTAGTTTTATACCAAATTATTATTTCTGTACAGGACTAATAATTTCTACATTATGAAAAGCAATCGCGCCTCGTACAATACTCATAATTACAGTTCGTAAAGCTTCAATTATTTGCATTTTTAATTCACTTTTGTGAAAAAGTAAACTTACTTCGCGCGCTGGTCTTGGTTCTGCAAAATGACGTAAATATTTGCGTTCACTTTCTCTAATATCAAGTGTATGCAAATAGGGAAGTAGCGTCATTCCTAAATCTTCGTTAGATAATTTTATCAAGGTTTCAAAGCTTCCACTTTCCAATTGAAAATGATCGTGATCTATTGCTCGCGGTACTTTACATAAGTTAATTACACCATCGCGAAAGCAATGTCCATCTTCTAATAATAAAATATCATCAATATCTAAATCTGCCGTTACAAGTTCTTTTTTGTCGTACAAACGGTGATTTTCGGTGGTATAACCTACAAAAGGTTCGTAATATAATATACGTTCTTTAATTTGATCGTTTCCTAAAGGCGTCGCAGCAATGGCAGCATCTAAATGTCCTTCATTGAGCTTTTTAATAATAACTTCTGTCGTTAATTCTTCTATTTTTAAATTTACTTTTGGATACTTTTTAATAAAAGTTTTTAAAAACATTGGCAATAACGTTGGCATAATTGTCGGAATGATTCCAAGTCTAAATTCGCCACCAATAAATCCTTTTTGTTGATCTACAATATCTTGCATTCTTCCGGATTCGTTCACAATACTTCGCGCTTGCTCCACGATTTTCTTTCCAATTTCAGTGAGCTGAATTGGTTTTTTGCTTCTATCAAAAATCTGAATTTCTAGTTCGTCTTCTAACTTTTGTATTTGCATACTCAACGTCGGTTGTGTTACAAATGATTTTTGTGCTGCGTATGTAAAATTTTGGTGTTCGGCAACTGCCAAAACATATTGTAGTTGTGTAATTGTCATGCGTCATCAATTTAAGTGATAAAAATATAAAAACTATCGATAAAACTTATACTAAATCGCGTTAAATATTAAATAAATTTGTTCAAACAAAAAAATATAAAGAAAATGGCATTAAATATATTAGGATTAGACGTCCAAAAGACAAAGGAATTAGTAACAGATTTAAACGTATTATTAGCTAATTTTCAAGTGTATTATCAAAACTTACGTGGAATTCACTGGAACATTAAAGGAAAAGGTTTCTTTGAGTTGCATGCAAAATTTGAAGAGTTATATAATGATTCACAAATTAAAGTAGACGAAATCGCAGAACGTGTATTAACACTTGGCGGCGAGCCTTTACACACATTTGAAGACTATATTGCGAATGCGAAAGTTCCTGTTGGAAAACATGTTTCGCAAGATGTAAAAGCAGTTGAATTGATTGTTACGTCAATTTCAGAATTGATACAATTGGAAAGAGCATTATTAGACAAATCTGATGAAGCGAGCGACGAAGGAACAAATTCAATGATGAGTGATTTTATCGCAGAACAGGAAAAAACGATTTGGATGATGAATGCTTGGTTGGGGAAATAAGTTATCTCGCTTCGCTCGGTTTAGTTTATGAGTTTATTGGTTTATAAGTTTATGAACTTGGAATTCTCTAAGAATCCATGTCTCAATACTCACTACTAAAATCTCAATACTAATGAGTTTAAAAGTTAATTTCGACTCCGCTCAATGTAAATAAAAGCGACACCTTTTGGTGTCGCTTTTATTATGCTATTTTCAGAGTCTTACCGTGCGGAGTCTGAGGCACTCGAAGACTCAGTACTTATTTACAGTATAATTTTCATTGTTACATCAGCATCACTAACTGAAAACTTAGAAGGTTCAAATTGTGGCGGTCCATAGCTTAACGGATTGTTTGAAGTTCCATAATCTTCTTTCGGCATTCCGCTAGTTTCAAAATCCATAAGCCCATTATTATTTTCGTCATGCAAGCATTTAATAGCGTATTCTCCTTTAGGAACATTTGTAAATGTAACTTTTACTTTATTGCCTTCAATCGTGCTTTCTGCTGCTTGAAAAGGGATTTCTTTTGAAAAACCATCTTTTGTGTACAATCCAAATATGACTTTTCCTGTATTATTTTTTA from Kordia antarctica encodes the following:
- a CDS encoding Dps family protein; the encoded protein is MALNILGLDVQKTKELVTDLNVLLANFQVYYQNLRGIHWNIKGKGFFELHAKFEELYNDSQIKVDEIAERVLTLGGEPLHTFEDYIANAKVPVGKHVSQDVKAVELIVTSISELIQLERALLDKSDEASDEGTNSMMSDFIAEQEKTIWMMNAWLGK
- a CDS encoding DUF4870 domain-containing protein → MDTAITKHQKNVATVLHATTFSKYFFPFGNFILPLILWAMYKKESEYIDHHGKEALNFQLSLFCYKVVAAMFAIPFFILFQIHTTNTWNILGFNSFSIDLNDGFNMHQLTIAGIVIGIGHLLFFAVNITYTILAAMKANEGEKYRYPLTIRFIK
- a CDS encoding hydrogen peroxide-inducible genes activator: MTITQLQYVLAVAEHQNFTYAAQKSFVTQPTLSMQIQKLEDELEIQIFDRSKKPIQLTEIGKKIVEQARSIVNESGRMQDIVDQQKGFIGGEFRLGIIPTIMPTLLPMFLKTFIKKYPKVNLKIEELTTEVIIKKLNEGHLDAAIAATPLGNDQIKERILYYEPFVGYTTENHRLYDKKELVTADLDIDDILLLEDGHCFRDGVINLCKVPRAIDHDHFQLESGSFETLIKLSNEDLGMTLLPYLHTLDIRESERKYLRHFAEPRPAREVSLLFHKSELKMQIIEALRTVIMSIVRGAIAFHNVEIISPVQK
- a CDS encoding DUF2141 domain-containing protein, coding for MKNLLLIALFITGIFATAQTSDTTSNESMTITVTVDNIKNNTGKVIFGLYTKDGFSKEIPFQAAESTIEGNKVKVTFTNVPKGEYAIKCLHDENNNGLMDFETSGMPKEDYGTSNNPLSYGPPQFEPSKFSVSDADVTMKIIL
- a CDS encoding PadR family transcriptional regulator, with product MKIENTKAQMRKGVLEYCILSILRDQDAYVAEILSTLKDAKMLVVEGTIYPLLTRLKNAGLLSYRWEESTSGPPRKYYGLTETGRLFLKELNTTWDNLQNAVSLVTRQKKTTNE
- a CDS encoding DUF4442 domain-containing protein, which gives rise to MAKKLTPSKINTFLLFKLPSAFFSGVRLKEITQEIATVTVKHRWINQNPFKSLYWATQGMASELATGVLVIQEIEGSGEKISMLVRSQKGTFTKKATGRIRFICKDGLKVKNAIEKAIATGEGQSITLYAEGFDEAGESVSNFEYEWGIKLKKKK
- a CDS encoding TIGR00266 family protein gives rise to the protein MTAHEIDYQIYGAEMQYVEIELDPQEAVVAEAGSFMMMNDGISMNTIFGDGSNQDKGILGKLFSAGKRVLTGESLFMTSFLNTSAFGVKKISFAAPYPGKIVPIDLTNYRGKFICQKDAFLCAAKGVTIGIEFSKKLGRGLFGGEGFIMQKLEGDGMAFVNAGGTLARKELAPGEILRVDTGCIVGFTQDVDYDIEFVGGIKNTLFGGEGMFFATLKGPGIVYVQSLPFSRLAGRVIAALPNGGNSKGEGSILGSIGDLLDGDNRF